The following proteins are co-located in the Haloplanus sp. HW8-1 genome:
- a CDS encoding ribonuclease catalytic domain-containing protein, with product MTNDAQAQAGTAEGQGPVEISPAEARQLQEKREDLFEEFEIRDEFPSAVLREARDRTDGVQGEIRDELDHREDLRDLTAWTTDPIDAQDFDDAISVREEEDCYRLWVHIADVTHYVHPDSAMWEEAVQRGNTVYLPAYTIHMLPPTLAETVCSLVPDEDRLAHTVEMELDAETLSFEEIDIYKSVIRSDERLTYSQCENRLEEPDAPLHEENVLAFELADRMHEQRKEDGSLVLNPRRDRAHTIIEECMLKANKAVTHELMWNRGVEAMYRVHPQPTPDQWNDALREIQELDGVSIPSDKWDDPRKAVNGALETAPDRKLSKIQRAVLKVMPRAKYMNDPFGGHHALNFDIYGHFTSPIRRLSDLINHWIVHENDVPEDLIELCDRASDRQKDGETVERLYKGFMEEIGLDPYAVNNRGVVTVDDDGTVINEAGLPPEED from the coding sequence ATGACGAACGACGCGCAGGCCCAGGCCGGGACGGCCGAGGGACAGGGGCCGGTCGAGATCAGTCCGGCCGAGGCGAGACAGTTACAGGAGAAACGCGAGGACCTGTTCGAGGAGTTCGAAATCCGGGACGAGTTCCCGTCCGCCGTGCTTCGCGAGGCACGCGACCGGACCGACGGCGTCCAGGGGGAGATTCGGGACGAACTCGACCACCGCGAGGACCTCCGCGACCTGACCGCGTGGACGACCGACCCGATCGACGCCCAGGACTTCGACGACGCGATCAGCGTCCGCGAGGAGGAGGACTGCTACCGGCTGTGGGTCCACATCGCGGACGTCACTCACTACGTCCACCCCGACTCGGCGATGTGGGAGGAGGCGGTCCAGCGCGGCAACACGGTCTATCTCCCCGCCTACACCATCCACATGCTCCCGCCGACGCTCGCGGAGACGGTGTGTTCGCTCGTGCCCGACGAGGACCGCCTCGCACACACCGTCGAGATGGAACTCGACGCCGAGACGCTCTCGTTCGAGGAGATCGACATCTACAAATCCGTCATCCGGAGCGACGAACGGCTGACCTACAGCCAGTGTGAGAACCGACTGGAGGAGCCCGACGCGCCGCTCCACGAGGAGAACGTCCTCGCGTTCGAACTCGCCGACCGGATGCACGAACAGCGCAAGGAGGACGGCTCGCTCGTCCTCAACCCCCGCCGGGACCGCGCCCACACCATCATCGAGGAGTGCATGCTGAAAGCGAACAAGGCCGTCACGCACGAACTGATGTGGAACCGAGGCGTCGAGGCGATGTACCGCGTCCACCCACAGCCCACGCCCGACCAGTGGAACGACGCCCTCCGCGAGATTCAGGAACTCGACGGGGTCTCCATCCCGTCGGACAAGTGGGACGACCCGCGCAAAGCGGTCAACGGCGCCCTCGAAACCGCGCCCGACCGGAAGCTATCGAAGATCCAGCGGGCGGTGCTGAAGGTGATGCCGCGTGCGAAGTACATGAACGATCCCTTCGGCGGCCACCACGCCCTCAACTTCGACATCTACGGCCACTTCACCTCGCCCATCCGCCGGCTCTCGGACCTGATCAACCACTGGATCGTCCACGAGAACGACGTGCCCGAGGACCTGATCGAACTTTGCGATCGGGCCTCGGACCGCCAGAAGGACGGGGAGACGGTCGAACGGCTCTACAAGGGGTTCATGGAGGAGATCGGCCTCGACCCGTACGCGGTGAACAACCGCGGCGTCGTCACCGTCGACGACGACGGCACCGTAATAAACGAGGCGGGGCTGCCGCCCGAGGAGGACTGA
- a CDS encoding cell division protein SepF, with product MGIMSKILGGGDSHSTEDYVELSLDDFDTARAEAGMSVHFAEISEQRDAMPIKDAVYDGDLVIADITRMSPSDSVVDRVLEDLRQVAREVDGDVVVKEDDQVIVTPTGVKISREKLS from the coding sequence ATGGGCATCATGAGCAAGATCCTCGGCGGTGGCGACAGCCACAGCACCGAGGACTACGTCGAACTGAGCCTCGACGACTTCGACACGGCGCGGGCCGAGGCGGGGATGAGCGTTCACTTCGCCGAGATCAGCGAACAGCGAGACGCCATGCCGATCAAGGACGCCGTCTACGACGGCGACCTCGTCATCGCGGACATCACGCGGATGAGTCCGAGCGACAGCGTGGTCGACCGGGTGCTGGAGGACCTCCGGCAGGTCGCCCGCGAGGTCGACGGCGACGTGGTCGTCAAGGAGGACGATCAGGTGATCGTCACGCCGACGGGCGTGAAGATCAGCCGCGAGAAACTGTCCTGA
- a CDS encoding DUF1028 domain-containing protein, translated as MTYSICVRERADGGHRFGVAAATRLPAVGSVCPHVSDHGAVAVAGVADPDAGARCLSALAAGRRLDETVADLAAAGGEGSQFHGVGTESTATHTGTDCPAVAGHRTNEGTTVGGTSLTDESVLDAMAQGYRENERDASLVRRLLTALGAGERSGGDRRVDDLPVGSAAVAVSTPGAGEPLYHDLRVDASDSPVADLRETYRQAKRGYEAAVERYG; from the coding sequence GTGACATACAGCATCTGCGTCCGGGAGCGTGCCGACGGGGGCCACCGGTTCGGCGTCGCCGCCGCCACCCGCCTCCCAGCGGTGGGGAGCGTCTGTCCACACGTCAGCGATCACGGAGCGGTCGCGGTGGCCGGCGTCGCGGACCCCGACGCGGGGGCACGGTGTCTCTCCGCGCTCGCGGCGGGGCGGCGTCTCGACGAGACGGTCGCCGATCTGGCGGCCGCGGGCGGCGAGGGAAGCCAGTTCCACGGCGTCGGCACGGAATCGACGGCCACACACACCGGCACCGACTGTCCCGCGGTAGCGGGCCACCGGACGAACGAGGGGACCACCGTCGGGGGCACCTCGCTGACCGACGAGTCGGTCCTCGACGCCATGGCGCAGGGATACCGGGAGAACGAACGCGACGCGTCGCTCGTCCGGCGCCTGCTCACCGCGCTCGGGGCCGGCGAGCGCTCGGGCGGCGACCGTCGGGTGGATGACCTCCCGGTCGGCAGCGCGGCCGTCGCCGTCTCGACGCCCGGAGCGGGGGAACCGCTGTATCACGACCTGCGAGTCGACGCGAGCGACTCGCCGGTGGCCGACCTGCGAGAGACATACCGCCAGGCGAAGCGCGGGTACGAGGCCGCGGTGGAACGCTACGGCTAA